Proteins encoded within one genomic window of Acidimicrobiales bacterium:
- a CDS encoding polysaccharide pyruvyl transferase family protein: MPPQSASSALVAAWVGSTNLGDELVYAALAAKLAARGVAVTAVSTDPAATVATHGGAAVGQWDLRGLARATGAATGVILGGGGLLQDQTSAFNLPLHLSRTWLARARRTPVAGVGLGAGGLVTRLGRALVRRSMGAAVAVSCRDDASADLLASLGLPRPLVAADLALSLPRPAVEVQDRLVACLRPWTATRSRLPVALRSGGSGGGSGGGGSGGGLAPAWFLDAMATGLDEAAEQTGLAVHLVALQADRDDAVHRAVADRMRTPVTTATPTVATVVDEIATARVVVAMRYHAGIAAALAGRPSVLVGYSAKVPALAADLGEGAVGLDWDARALEGLAAAVGSILGQDAAMVEACEALRVRERGNDQVLDRLLGG, from the coding sequence GCGACGAGCTGGTCTACGCCGCCCTGGCCGCCAAGCTGGCCGCCCGGGGGGTGGCCGTCACCGCCGTGTCGACCGACCCCGCCGCCACCGTCGCCACCCACGGCGGCGCGGCTGTGGGCCAGTGGGACCTGCGGGGCCTGGCCCGGGCCACCGGCGCCGCCACCGGCGTGATCCTGGGCGGCGGCGGGCTGCTCCAGGACCAGACCAGCGCCTTCAACCTCCCCCTCCACCTGAGCCGCACCTGGCTGGCCCGGGCCCGGCGCACGCCGGTGGCCGGGGTGGGCCTCGGCGCCGGGGGCCTCGTCACCCGCCTCGGCCGGGCCCTGGTGCGGCGCTCGATGGGCGCCGCCGTGGCCGTCAGCTGCCGCGACGACGCCTCGGCCGACCTGCTCGCCTCGCTCGGCCTCCCCCGGCCGCTGGTGGCCGCCGACCTGGCGCTGTCGCTGCCTCGACCTGCCGTCGAGGTGCAGGACCGCCTGGTGGCGTGCCTCCGCCCCTGGACCGCGACGCGGTCCCGCCTGCCGGTGGCGCTTCGCTCTGGTGGCTCGGGTGGTGGGTCGGGTGGTGGTGGGTCGGGTGGTGGGTTGGCGCCGGCGTGGTTCCTCGACGCCATGGCCACCGGCCTCGACGAAGCTGCTGAGCAAACCGGCCTCGCCGTGCACCTGGTGGCCCTCCAGGCCGACCGCGACGACGCCGTCCACCGGGCGGTGGCCGACCGGATGCGCACCCCCGTCACCACCGCCACCCCCACCGTGGCCACCGTGGTCGACGAGATCGCCACCGCCCGGGTGGTGGTCGCCATGCGCTACCACGCCGGGATCGCTGCCGCCCTCGCCGGCCGGCCGTCGGTGCTGGTGGGCTACAGCGCCAAGGTCCCCGCCCTGGCCGCCGACCTCGGCGAGGGCGCCGTGGGCCTCGACTGGGACGCCCGAGCCCTCGAGGGCCTGGCCGCCGCGGTGGGCTCGATCCTGGGCCAAGACGCCGCCATGGTCGAGGCCTGCGAGGCGCTGCGGGTGCGGGAGCGAGGCAACGACCAGGTCCTCGACCGCCTCCTGGGGGGCTGA
- a CDS encoding Fic family protein, which translates to MLVAPPPHGALEFVSAANRSALSRRARSGQAIRLSAGIYALGATLPPEDVARHHLYAVIAHHWPGSVLCGKTALAGGVPVDGDVFVAAPEPGRTAPLRLPGITVHPTVGPAPLPGDMALPHGLHLSGLARQIVENVDVAGRPPRFRAGTSAAEDRIDEFARSGGAGRILEVLAELDVIAGSFNHRSVEATRSRLASVLGSFTGDVRSPRLRARISGAPYDEHRVQMLRNLVSELEALAPAPVPADTSSRWKWLPFYEAYFSNFIEGTEFGVDEARRIAVEGHEPADRPDDAHDVVATYRLANDPGDRERVPRAGDDLADILRERHAALMAARPDKRPGLFKEKYNDAGGYQFVDPELVAGTLRTGFEVLNSAMDPLVRAVAMMVLVTEVHPFDDGNGRVARLTVNAELSRAGQARIIIPTVFRNNYLAGLTAVSNGRTGAARSLLSIMEFAQRWTAAVDWGSYDGAHAQVEAAHGFIDSGYAESQGLRLELPRAPDEFPN; encoded by the coding sequence ATGCTTGTCGCACCCCCACCTCACGGAGCGCTCGAGTTCGTCAGCGCGGCGAACCGTTCCGCGCTCAGCCGTCGTGCCCGCTCGGGGCAGGCCATCCGCCTCAGCGCAGGCATCTACGCCCTCGGCGCGACCCTCCCGCCCGAAGATGTCGCCCGCCACCACCTGTACGCCGTCATCGCGCACCACTGGCCCGGCTCGGTCCTGTGCGGCAAGACCGCCTTGGCCGGCGGGGTACCAGTCGACGGCGACGTGTTCGTCGCCGCCCCCGAACCGGGTCGCACGGCCCCGCTGCGACTACCGGGCATCACCGTGCACCCGACCGTTGGGCCTGCGCCCCTGCCTGGCGACATGGCGCTGCCGCACGGCCTGCACCTGTCCGGTCTGGCCCGCCAGATCGTCGAGAACGTTGACGTGGCCGGCCGGCCGCCCCGATTCCGGGCGGGGACATCCGCCGCGGAGGACCGCATCGACGAGTTCGCCCGCAGCGGCGGCGCCGGGCGCATCCTGGAGGTGCTCGCCGAGCTGGATGTGATCGCCGGGTCGTTCAACCACCGCTCGGTGGAGGCCACACGGTCTCGTCTTGCCTCCGTGCTCGGCAGCTTCACCGGGGACGTGAGGTCCCCGCGCCTCCGTGCCCGGATCTCGGGTGCGCCCTACGACGAGCACCGGGTACAGATGTTGCGCAACCTCGTCTCGGAGCTCGAAGCGCTCGCGCCGGCGCCCGTCCCCGCAGACACCTCGTCCCGCTGGAAGTGGCTGCCGTTCTACGAGGCGTACTTCTCGAACTTCATCGAAGGAACCGAGTTCGGCGTCGACGAAGCCCGCCGCATCGCTGTCGAGGGCCACGAGCCCGCCGACCGCCCCGACGACGCGCACGACGTGGTCGCCACGTACCGGCTCGCCAACGACCCGGGCGACCGCGAACGGGTCCCGCGCGCCGGCGACGATCTGGCCGACATCCTCCGTGAGCGCCACGCCGCCCTCATGGCAGCCCGCCCGGACAAGCGACCCGGGTTGTTCAAGGAGAAGTACAACGACGCCGGCGGGTACCAGTTCGTCGATCCCGAGCTCGTCGCCGGAACGTTGCGCACGGGGTTCGAGGTCCTCAACTCCGCGATGGACCCGCTCGTTCGTGCTGTCGCCATGATGGTCCTGGTCACCGAGGTCCATCCCTTCGACGACGGCAACGGCCGGGTCGCGCGCCTCACCGTCAACGCTGAGCTGTCCCGGGCCGGGCAGGCACGCATCATCATCCCGACCGTGTTCCGCAACAACTACCTCGCCGGCCTCACCGCGGTGTCCAACGGCCGGACCGGCGCTGCACGGAGCCTCCTGTCGATCATGGAGTTC